The Tamandua tetradactyla isolate mTamTet1 chromosome 5, mTamTet1.pri, whole genome shotgun sequence genome window below encodes:
- the LOC143684451 gene encoding HLA class II histocompatibility antigen, DR beta 5 chain-like isoform X2 yields the protein MAALTVTLMVLSPPLALTRDTRAHFIEQLKHECHFSNGTERIRYLERHIYNREEYARFDSDVGEFVAVTELGRPDAEYWNSQKDLLEDSRAAVDTFCRHNYRAAESFLVQRRVEPEVTVYPAKTKPLQHHNLLVCAVNGFYPGSIEVRWFRNGQEEETSVVSTGLIQNGNWTFQTLVMLETVPQSGDVYTCRVEHPSRASPVTVEWREKLWAQSGSAQSKMLSGVGGFVLGLLFLGVGLYFHFRHQKGKGSLEAETPHRLSWGKDQPLLTLVLPVWVALNKVFFTYLTSNFPENLDISFPCFFHSMRDSILWEIRGSLTS from the exons CCCATTTTATCGAGCAGTTAAAGCATGAGTGTCATTTCTCCAACGGGACCGAGCGGATTCGCTACCTGGAGAGACACATCTATAACCGGGAGGAGTACGCGCGCTTCGACAGCGACGTGGGGGAGTTCGTGGCGGTGACTGAGCTGGGGCGGCCGGACGCCGAGTactggaacagccagaaggaccTGCTGGAAGACAGTCGGGCCGCGGTGGACACGTTCTGCAGACACAACTACAGGGCTGCTGAGAGCTTCCTGGTGCAGCGGCGAG TGGAGCCTGAGGTGACTGTGTATCCTGCAAAAACGAAGCCCCTGCAGCACCACAACCTCCTCGTCTGCGCTGTGAATGGTTTCTACCCAGGCTCCATTGAAGTCAGGTGGTTCCGGAACGGCCAGGAAGAGGAGACGAGCGTTGTCTCCACAGGCCTGATCCAGAATGGAAACTGGACCTTCCAGACCCTGGTGATGCTCGAAACAGTTCCTCAGAGCGGAGACGTGTACACCTGCCGAGTGGAGCACCCCAGCCGGGCGAGCCCTGTCACAGTGGAATGGAGAGAGAAACTAT GGGCACAGTCTGGATCTGCACAGAGCAAGATGCTGAGTGGAGTCGGGGGTTTTGTGCTGGGTCTGCTCTTCCTTGGGGTGGGGCTGTACTTCCACTTCAGGCATCAGAAAGGTAAGGGGTCGCTGGAGGCTGAGACTCCCCATAGACTCTCCTGGGGGAAGGATCAGCCTTTGCTCACATTAGTTCTCCCTGTGTGGGTGGCTCTGAACAAAGTTTTCTTTACGTACTTGACCTCaaattttcctgaaaatttaGACATCagctttccatgtttttttcataGTATGAGGGATTCTATTCTGTGGGAGATAAGGGGAAGCTTAACATCTTGA